A genomic stretch from Pristiophorus japonicus isolate sPriJap1 chromosome 6, sPriJap1.hap1, whole genome shotgun sequence includes:
- the LOC139266013 gene encoding claudin-11-like, whose protein sequence is MPSVCLHSLGFVLGSLGWIGILIATGTKEWVQSCSTGVSDCRHFGELKLQGLWTECYLSTGAYHCKTLSDILRMPAYLQTSRALMITASILGLPAILLVLTALPCMRLGTESHSSKYKRSLLGAILLILLALCATVATIWFPVGVHQEEYLFNFGYSLFVGWIGTVLCLFGGVVIACCTGPSPRHQENRYYYASQGSSSTTNPTHAKSAHV, encoded by the exons ATGCCTTCTGTGTGTCTGCATTCACTGGGCTTCGTGCTGGGTTCCCTGGGCTGGATAGGCATTCTGATCGCCACCGGCACCAAAGAGTGGGTTCAGAGCTGCTCGACCGGGGTGAGTGATTGCCGTCATTTCGGTGAGTTGAAACTACAGGGGCTGTGGACCGAGTGTTACCTCTCGACCGGAGCCTACCACTGCAAGACCCTATCCGACATCCTGAGAATGCCAG CCTACCTGCAGACCAGCCGAGCCTTGATGATCACCGCCTCCATCCTGGGACTGCCCGCGATTCTCCTCGTTCTCACCGCGTTACCGTGCATGCGCCTCGGAACCGAGTCCCATTCTTCCAAATACAAGCGATCCTTGCTGGGCGCCATTCTCCTCATATTGTTAG CACTCTGTGCCACAGTCGCCACTATCTGGTTCCCCGTGGGAGTCCACCAGGAAGAATACCTCTTCAACTTTGGCTACTCGCTCTTCGTGGGTTGGATAGGCACTGTGCTCTGCCTGTTTGGGGGGGTGGTGATCGCCTGCTGCACCGGTCCTTCACCGCGGCATCAGGAGAACCGCTATTACTACGCTTCTCAAGGCTCCTCCTCCACGACTAACCCAACACACGCTAAGAGCGCGCACGTCTAA